In one Diprion similis isolate iyDipSimi1 chromosome 6, iyDipSimi1.1, whole genome shotgun sequence genomic region, the following are encoded:
- the LOC124406522 gene encoding uncharacterized protein LOC124406522, giving the protein MRSEILDSLLSWILHLRLGCTNFLNTSDVFILSIHHHRHHHTVQCRCRVKVSVIITRTFVTGRFQGTAEELPPSSRHMACLAGAIAPLPAVPRSVTTDSGLEQRQNIKTQTDSDTSASVDPSSSALACPACFIVLPSTRELTNHIRGHNSPRISEGSAAEDERSCCVCGKVLSSASSLDRHILVHSGERPFKCGICGTAFTTNGNMHRHIRTAHGSSSSNSCTDSEVSNDSERPTMKRRRNEEFINYNNNNLSKRTSPECVQEDDDLPASKRIHITLLNDNSRTDDKDQTETQQTHCCPVCGREDFATNSLLEDHLDRTHPTHPAKCDTCNLNFKDRRVLNHHRSMGHHSNRSNDSPTRNLRNSVVGFPDLTFIDFSAGKFPAIARAVCEKSLHRPASGEVAKFQCCKCLRAFPCRTALDSHETDCGNQITLRGNMAEDQSKRNDFFAGLDLQDKAALVEAKEGKDLADIQSIISLTSETAILQNFPRPDAVTPDNVIRTGSSVGSSGSSCIASAENHEEELQDAFSAEFRRMKLRGEFPCRLCSAIFPNLRALKGHNRAHMGVGPGMPYPCNMCPFTSTDKATLVRHLRTHNGDRPYECSMCNYAFTTKANCERHLRNRHAKLTREEVKKSLIYHPSEDPQNDNGEAPARGVRDDTRRVLVYPNEREEPSQQRPISVGPDGKAEIRVIDEAKLRQPDLAGARHAPQLSSFDTSEIFQGRKPQIQLLEMQVQRHTDNSMDIDIPQDLVLKPLQFPPSNDAQDDNSSNESISRLVTEAKHLAAIHQRLPNLHVDVQTSTGRYSLADEAPLDLSMDALDLSKKSKMKETEQPAVVPNMEEIDQSDKNIFNAANQLLLTQALLKSGQNPQSTTLQEALYANAQLLFPNFGTFSPASLISPFMFNAHLFANPEFAMKSRLPTEPIRGLRCSGGSLLEPAISRPEFGTAFSQTRETSHRSASENTDYSPKLMSPKLSSKISAAREKVDNTSSSNSVKMVIKNGVLMPKQKQRRYRTERPFACEHCSARFTLRSNMERHVKQQHPQYWSQRQRGGHSTRGRPPTNPPTNPPISPPTNPPTLLQNFNQPTSQSMSQNFPSILPKNDHTNSVQNYGKHSISDQVKYAILAQQLKGNKAEENDSDKDLVIDEEPAEEQASESREQHSERQPLSLLRGKLEDKNDYNKDNIMKQHVNEFSKDYLVQIREQHLERLKRDAKLYEATNTKDNSDKDVKHEMDENEMEDQKTIHETDESVEAKEEEKAGGEDGTADLASVSKLLDNASQQHQQFQPQYLSDEEEGLVASRSEGNNSGSDDKSDSSNSENVTRKKKSAYSTAPNRVPCPYCEREFPWTSSLRRHILTHTGQKPYQCSYCTLLFTTKSNCDRHLLRKHVNAKTRSRAKSSRPSSSPEASASLGNSNTIAMRNVPERPYKCNQCPSSTFSTLGNLKKHISSKHRTSSGPKSQPDSPMSDMQNSPNGSLKQNDQSGYESHSSSLEDTMRNSPISLVEENVQKATPNISTSTDTSQSLKTSPESGSTVSSCSSELPFKCHLCDGSFAERQDCLEHIKHEHRPEYELLLTKGALDMAAETENHPEEQQQPSQQQCEDGEGQRGKFPDYANRKVVCAFCMRRFWSAEDLRRHMRTHTGERPFSCDICRRKFTLKHSMLRHRKKHDSVRSSIYTGASGDEEASPTTPINSNSNSNNAIKTQESTTGRNAVPGTATPVRFDAHQKLTSLSGKLTGVRHNNNHIDGTDDNDLISNLLGIRDKTIIDRVLQGSPDDAAKILGVKSGQE; this is encoded by the exons ATGCGGTCAGAGATTCTTGACTCGCTGCTGTCCTGGATTCTCCATCTCCGGCTAGGCTGTACCAATTTCCTGAACACGTCAGATGTATTCATTCTTTCCAtccatcatcatcgtcatcatcatacGGTGCAGTGTCGTTGCCGCG tAAAAGTAAGCGTAATAATCACGCGGAC ATTTGTGACAGGCAGATTCCAAGGGACTGCAGAGGAGCTGCCCCCTAGCTCTAGACACATGGCATGTCTCGCAGGTGCCATCGCCCCTTTGCCAGCCGTCCCTCGTTCAG TTACCACAGACAGCGGACTGGAGCAACGTCAGAACATCAAGACGCAAACTGATTCAGATACGTCAGCTTCG GTCGACCCATCCAGCTCAGCTCTCGCCTGCCCTGCGTGTTTTATAGTGCTACCGAGTACACGCGAGCTGACGAATCACATACGAGGTCACAACTCTCCGAGGATCAGCGAGGGTAGCGCAGCCGAGGACGAGCGCTCTTGTTGTGTCTGCGGCAAGGTCCTCAGCTCGGCGAGCTCCCTGGACCGTCATATCCTGGTCCACTCTGGTGAGCGACCGTTCAAGTGCGGAATCTGTGGAACCGCTTTTACGACAAACGGAAATATGCACCGACACATCAGGACCGCCCACGGCAGCAGTTCCTCGAACAGTTGCACGGATTCGGAGGTTAGCAACGACTCCGAGAGGCCGACAATGAAGCGACGGAGAAACGAGgaattcattaattacaacaacaataatctgTCCAAGAGAACATCGCCGGAGTGCGTCCAGGAGGACGACGACCTACCGGCGAGTAAACGGATCCACATAACTCTGTTGAACGATAACTCGAGAACTGACGACAAGGATCAAACCGAGACTCAGCAGACTCACTGCTGCCCCGTGTGCGGGAGGGAGGATTTTGCGACGAACAGCCTACTCGAGGATCACCTTGATCGCACTCATCCTACCCATCCGGCGAAATGCGATACATGCAACCTGAACTTCAAGGATCGTCGGGTGCTTAATCATCATCGTTCGATGGGACATCATTCCAATCGTTCTAACGACAGCCCGACGAGGAATCTCCGAAACTCGGTTGTCGGCTTCCCTGATTTAACCTTCATCGACTTTTCAGCCGGAAAATTTCCGGCCATTGCTCGTGCCGTTTGTGAAAAATCACTACACCGACCGGCGTCCGGGGAAGTCGCCAAATTCCAATGCTGTAAATGCTTGAGAGCTTTTCCCTGCAGAACTGCTCTTGACTCCCACGAGACTGACTGCGGTAACCAAATAACACTGCGGGGAAACATGGCCGAGGATCAGTCAAAGAGAAACGACTTCTTCGCCGGATTGGATCTTCAAGATAAGGCGGCACTCGTCGAAGCCAAGGAGGGAAAGGATCTGGCCGACATACAGAGCATCATTTCGCTAACGTCTGAAACTGCGATTCTGCAGAACTTTCCGCGTCCCGATGCAGTCACTCCGGATAACGTTATTAGGACCGGGTCCAGCGTCGGTTCGTCTGGATCATCCTGCATCGCGTCTGCTGAAAATCATGAGGAAGAACTTCAGGATGCCTTCTCTGCCGAGTTCCGTCGGATGAAACTTCGCGGTGAATTTCCGTGCAGACTCTGCAGCGCTATTTTCCCCAACCTGCGAGCTCTCAAGGGTCACAATCGGGCGCACATGGGAGTCGGCCCTGGAATGCCGTACCCTTGTAACATGTGCCCTTTCACAAGCACCGACAAGGCCACCCTGGTGAGGCACTTGCGAACTCACAACGGCGACCGGCCCTACGAGTGCTCTATGTGCAATTACGCATTCACAACGAAAGCAAACTGCGAGCGTCACTTGCGGAATCGTCACGCCAAGCTGACCCGCGAGGAAGTGAAGAAATCGCTAATCTATCACCCCAGCGAAGATCCGCAGAACGATAACGGGGAAGCCCCGGCACGAGGCGTGCGGGACGACACGCGGAGAGTTCTTGTATATCCGAACGAACGCGAAGAACCCAGCCAACAGAGGCCGATCAGCGTTGGCCCTGACGGAAAGGCGGAGATCAGGGTGATCGATGAGGCGAAACTTAGGCAACCGGATCTTGCCGGTGCACGGCACGCTCCCCAGCTGAGTAGTTTCGATACATCCGAGATATTCCAAGGCAGAAAGCCTCAGATTCAATTGCTTGAGATGCAGGTACAAAGGCACACCGATAATTCTATGGATATAGACATACCTCAGGACTTGGTATTAAAGCCACTTCAGTTTCCACCCAGCAACGACGCTCAGGACGATAACTCGTCGAACGAAAGTATATCACGTCTAGTCACCGAAGCCAAACACTTAGCAGCAATACACCAAAGACTGCCGAATCTTCACGTCGATGTTCAAACATCCACCGGTCGTTACAGCTTAGCCGACGAAGCACCGTTGGATCTATCGATGGACGCGTTGGATTTAAGCAAGAAATCGAAGATGAAGGAAACCGAACAACCTGCCGTTGTTCCAAATATGGAAGAAATCGACCAGAGTGATAAGAACATTTTCAACGCGGCGAATCAACTCCTTTTGACGCAAGCTCTGCTCAAAAGTGGTCAAAACCCGCAATCCACAACCCTGCAAGAAGCACTTTACGCAAACGCTCAACTTCTGTTCCCAAACTTTGGTACTTTTTCACCTGCGAGTTTGATATCGCCGTTCATGTTCAATGCCCATCTCTTTGCAAACCCAGAATTTGCCATGAAGAGTAGACTTCCAACGGAACCGATCAGAGGTCTGCGGTGCAGCGGTGGCAGCCTGTTAGAGCCTGCGATTTCCAGACCTGAATTTGGAACAGCTTTTTCTCAAACCAGGGAGACTTCGCACCGCTCGGCTAGCGAAAACACCGATTACTCGCCAAAGCTGATGTCCCCGAAGTTATCGAGCAAGATATCCGCTGCTCGTGAAAAGGTTGATAACACGTCGTCTTCAAATTCTGTTAAGATGGTTATAAAGAACGGTGTTCTTATGCCAAAACAGAAGCAACGAAGGTACAGAACTGAGAGACCATTTGCTTGCGAACATTGTTCGGCCAGGTTCACCCTTAGAAGCAACATGGAGAGACACGTAAAACAACAGCACCCCCAGTATTGGAGCCAGCGACAACGAGGTGGGCATTCGACCAGAGGCCGACCTCCAACAAACCCACCAACAAACCCACCAATAAGCCCACCAACAAACCCACCAACACTACTGCAGAACTTCAACCAACCCACCTCTCAGTCAATGTCGCAAAATTTTCCGAGCATTCTACCAAAAAACGACCATACCAACTCGGTGCAAAATTACGGAAAGCATTCAATTTCCGATCAAGTCAAGTACGCGATTCTTGCACAACAGTTGAAGGGGAATAAAGCAGAAGAAAATGACTCTGATAAAGATTTGGTTATCGATGAAGAACCCGCAGAAGAACAAGCTTCAGAATCTCGAGAACAGCATAGCGAACGGCAGCCCTTGAGTCTGCTCAGAGGTAAGCTAGAGGATAAAAATGACTACAATAAAGATAACATTATGAAACAGCAtgtgaatgaattttcaaaggatTATTTGGTGCAAATAAGAGAACAACATCTCGAGCGATTGAAACGTGACGCTAAATTGTACGAGGCAACTAATACGAAAGATAATTCGGATAAGGATGTAAAGCATGAGATGGATGAGAACGAGATGGAAGATCAGAAAACTATACACGAAACTGACGAATCTGTTGAGGCAAAAGAAGAGGAGAAAGCCGGAGGGGAAGATGGTACTGCAGATCTTGCTAGCGTGTCGAAGCTACTTGACAACGCTTCGCAGCAGCACCAACAGTTTCAACCACAGTATCTGAGCGATGAGGAGGAGGGACTGGTTGCTTCAAGGAGTGAAGGAAACAATTCCGGAAGTGACGATAAATCTGATTCCAGCAATTCCGAGAACGTtactcgtaaaaaaaaatctgcatatTCGACGGCACCGAACAGGGTTCCATGCCCGTATTGCGAGAGAGAATTCCCCTGGACGTCTTCACTGAGGAGACACATACTGACGCACACCGGCCAAAAACCCTACCAATGCTCTTATTGTACGCTACTGTTTACGACAAAGTCAAACTGTGACCGCCATCTTTTAAGGAAACACGTGAACGCCAAGACCAGAAGCCGGGCCAAATCATCCCGACCTTCATCCTCCCCCGAGGCCTCGGCAAGTTTGGGAAACAGCAACACCATCGCGATGAGAAACGTACCGGAGAGACCCTATAAGTGTAACCAATGCCCAAGCTCGACATTCTCAACATTGGGAAACCTGAAAAAGCACATCTCCTCCAAGCACCGCACCAGCAGCGGTCCTAAATCGCAGCCAGACAGCCCGATGAGCGATATGCAGAACAGCCCCAACGGGTCTTTGAAACAAAACGATCAAAGTGGATACGAAAGTCACTCTTCGAGCTTAGAAGACACAATGCGGAACTCGCCGATTAGCCTCGTAGAAGAAAATGTCCAGAAGGCCACCCCGAATATTTCGACGAGCACCGACACTTCGCAGTCCCTGAAGACCTCCCCAGAATCCGGATCCACCGTCTCATCGTGTTCATCCGAATTACCATTCAAGTGTCACCTTTGCGACGGCAGCTTTGCCGAGAGGCAGGACTGCCTGGAACACATCAAACACGAACATAGACCTGAGTACGAGCTTCTTTTGACAAAAGGTGCGTTGGACATGGCTGCGGAAACCGAAAACCATCCCGAAGAGCAGCAACAACCATCCCAGCAGCAGTGCGAGGATGGAGAAGGTCAACGCGGCAAATTTCCAGATTACGCTAACAGAAAG GTGGTCTGCGCTTTTTGCATGCGCCGTTTTTGGTCAGCTGAAGATCTCAGGCGACATATGCGAACACACACTGGCGAGAGACCCTTCTCATGCGACATTTGCCGGAGAAAGTTTACTCTGAAGCATAGCATGCTGCGACACCGCAAGAAGCACGACTCTGTTCGTTCCTCGATTTACACAGGTGCCAGCGGGGACGAGGAAGCCTCCCCGACAACGCCGATAAACAGTAATAGTAACAGTAACAATGCGATTAAAACACAGGAGTCGACAACCGGTCGTAACGCGGTACCAGGAACCGCGACTCCCGTGCGATTTGATGCCCATCAAAAATTGACTAGCCTGTCCGGCAAACTTACGGGTGTCCGACATAACAACAATCACATTGATGGCACAGACGACAACGACTTGATATCAAATCTTTTGGGCATTAGAGACAAAACGATTATTGACAGGGTTTTGCAAGGGTCTCCTGATGACGCAGCCAAGATACTTGGTGTTAAAAGTGGTcaagaatga
- the LOC124406523 gene encoding dual specificity protein phosphatase CDC14A-like — protein sequence MGGRSIVYSQPDVTYVAEYIKNKLYFATLAAGRREARSSSDIHFFNTDNELVYNNFYNDFGPLNLACLYKYCCIVNEKLTSPANCKKQIVHYTSQNQQKRANAAFLIACYAILYLKKSPKEAYKPLIAANGHPLRPFQDASMGVSIYNIKLLGNILNILKMSNPPLQLYLLKIKAKLVLQLQHCLNAIHKAAAFGFFNFDDFDLAEYEKYEQMRNGDLNWMVPQKFLAFVGPSTEVGSVYHPPERYLDYFQKNNVIAVVRLNKKSYEASRFTRAGITHYDMFMPDGSVPPKRVLDYFLRLAETTVGPIAVHCKAGLGRTGSLIAAYLVKHYRMSAREAIAWMRICRPGSVIGHQQAWLEDMESMLWREGQQYRLKYHGDGDMILHHKRGIYSMAKKVEKQLDQTHATDRFNATHFNKCLGKSSLSHLSNMCPPQYHLQISLFNVNSCLNNYHISVENNSDSATDLELPVIAEQRRHNVALTRTSKPGLASILVPID from the exons ATGGGAG GACGAAGCATCGTTTACAGCCAACCTGACGTAACGTACGTAGCAGAATacataaaaaacaaactctACTTCGCAACCCTGGCGGCAGGTCGAAGAGAGGCAAGGAGCTCATCGGatattcactttttcaatACCGACAACGAGTTGGTATATAACAACTTTTATAACGATTTTGGTCCCTTGAATTTGGCCTGCTTGTACAA ATACTGTTGCATAGTTAATGAGAAATTGACAAGTCCCGCCAACTGCAAGAAACAGATTGTCCACTACACATCGCAGAATCAACAGAAAAGAGCAAACGCTGCATTCTTGATAGCCTGCTACGCCATTCTCTACTTGAAGAAGTCACCCAAAGAAGCTTACAAACCCCTCATTGCAGCCAACGGGCACCCACTGAGACCTTTTCAAGATGCTTCGATGGGTGTCTCCATTTATAACATTAAACTTCTAGGTAACATTCTCAACATCTTAAAAATGAG CAATCCTCCCTTACAACTCTATTTGCTAAAGATTAAAGCGAAGCTTGTTCTTCAGCTGCAAC ACTGTCTAAATGCTATCCACAAAGCAGCAGCGTTCGGTTTCtttaatttcgatgactttgatcTTGCCGAATACGAGAAATACGAGCAGATGCGAAACGGCGATCTGAATTGGATGGTTCCACAAAAGTTTTTGGCATTTGTTGGCCCCAGTACGGAAGTTGGATCGGTGTATCATCCGCCCGAGCGCTATCTCGATTACTTCCAGAAAAATAACGTCATAGCTGTTGTTAGACTGAACAAGAAATCTTACGAAGCATCCAG GTTCACCAGAGCAGGAATCACACACTATGATATGTTCATGCCTGACGGTAGCGTGCCTCCCAAAAGAGTCCTGGACTACTTTTTGCGATTGGCTGAGACAACCGTTGGACCAATCGCTGTGCATTGTAAA GCGGGCTTAGGTAGAACAGGATCTCTGATCGCAGCCTACTTAGTCAAACATTATCGAATGTCAGCGAGAGAAGCCATCGCCTGGATGAGAATATGTCGTCCTGGTTCCGTTATCGGGCATCAGCAAGCATGGCTGGAGGATATGGAAAGTATGCTTTGGCGGGAAGGACAACAGTATAG GTTGAAATACCACGGTGATGGAGACATGATATTACATCACAAGAGAGGAATTTACtcaatggccaaaaaagtggAGAAGCAGCTTGACCAGACTCATGCTACTGACCGTTTTAACGCTACTCATTTCAACAAATGTTTAGGCAAGTCGTCATTGTCACATTTGTCTAACATGTGTCCTCCACAATAT CATCTGCAAATTTCGCTGTTCAATGTTAACAGCTGTCTGAACAATTACCATATTTCAGTGGAAAACAACTCTGACAGCGCAACAGACCTGGAACTACCAGTCATAGCGGAACAGCGAAGACACAACGTAGCTTTGACCAGAACGAGTAAACCAGGATTAGCTAGTATTCTAG TTCCAATAGATTGA
- the LOC124407310 gene encoding LDLR chaperone boca, whose amino-acid sequence MSKMKIITKLWLVVLLICITNANCSKSEEKPSWAKKDIRDYTDADMERLLDQWEEGDDPLEPDELPEHLRPSPKIDLAKLDMTNPDNVIKATKKGKGLMMFVGLKKEYSRDETESITQRWQTGLHNNHVIAERYMIDDNRAIFMFRDGAQVIDAKGFLLDQPELTEITFEGQTFYGKYNKENMAQEIPGKSKLKTKKKISKPATETKREAAINKDEL is encoded by the exons atgtcaaaaatgaaaattattactaaGTTATGGTTAGTCGTATTACTTATTTGCATTACGAATGCAAATTGTTCAAAGTCTGAGGAAAAACCTAGTTGGGCTAAAAAGGACATTCGCGATTATACAGATGCAGATATGGAGAGGTTATTGGACCAGTGGGAG GAAGGTGATGACCCTTTAGAGCCAGATGAACTTCCAGAACACCTTCGTCCAAGCCCAAAAATTGACTTGGCTAAG CTTGATATGACGAATCCAGATAATGTCATTAAAGCAACTAAAAAAGGCAAAGGTTTAATGATGTTCGTGGGATTGAAGAAAGAATATTCTCGCGATGAAACTGAATCTATAACGCAACGATGGCAGACTGGCCTTCATAATAATCATGTAATTGCAGAAAG GTACATGATTGATGACAATAGAGCAATTTTCATGTTTCGCGACGGTGCCCAGGTTATTGATGCAAAAGGATTTCTCTTGGATCAGCCGGAATTGACAGAAATAACATTTGAAGGACAAACTTTTTatggaaaatataataaagag AATATGGCCCAAGAAATACCAGGTAAATCGAAGCTTaaaaccaagaaaaaaatctcgaaacCTGCTACAGAAACAAAACGTGAAGCAGCAATCAATAAAGATGAACTATGA
- the LOC124407313 gene encoding mitotic-spindle organizing protein 1-like, with translation MYHACLDSVLKGRVSLLYYMHISFTFLTTLNRACKQGSRTSMPEPVNHQVNAARKTFQTLHQISKLLNTNLDPSTLSICVRLCENGVNPQALATVVKELQREVKVLNNTQSGSAPSKTSLNK, from the exons ATGTACCATGCCTGCTTAGACTCTGTGTTGAAAGGCCGAGTCTCCTTGCTCTACTACATGCatatttcatttacatttttaacAACGCTAAATAGAGCTTG TAAACAAGGAAGTCGAACCAGCATGCCGGAACCTGTGAATCATCAGGTGAATGCAGCTCGCAAGACATTCCAAACACTTCATCAAATATCTAAACTATTAAACACGAACCTTGACCCATCTACGCTCAGCATTTGCGTAAGACTCTGTGAGAATGGCGTCAACCCGCAGGCACTGGCAACTGTGGTGAAAGAATTACAGAGGGAAGTTAAAGTCTTGAATAATACACAATCTGGTTCTGCTCCcagtaaaacaagtttaaataAGTAG
- the LOC124407312 gene encoding V-type proton ATPase subunit F 1 isoform X1, producing MAKVKEAMHRLQENTGAGLDRKGKLLAVIGDEDTCVGFLLGGVGEINKNRQPNFMVVDKNTAVGEIEDTFKRFIKRDDIDIILINQNVAEMIRHVIDSHTQPVPSVLEIPSKDHPYDASKDSILRRARGMFNPEDIH from the exons ATGGCGAAAGTGAAGGAAGCAATGCATCGCTTACAGGAAAACACGGGTGCAGGACTCGACA GAAAAGGCAAGCTCCTCGCCGTAATTGGAGATGAG GATACTTGCGTTGGATTCCTTTTGGGAGGTGTTGGAGAGATCAACAAAAATCGCCAGCCCAACTTTATGGTCGTTGACAAGA ACACAGCTGTTGGAGAAATTGAGGATACGTTTAAGCGCTTCATCAAACGGGACGACATCGATATCATTCTCATCAACCAAAAT gtggCTGAGATGATCCGACATGTGATTGACAGCCATACACAACCGGTGCCATCAGTTTTGGAGATCCCCAGTAAGGATCACCCATATGATGCAAGCAAAGATTCCATTCTGCGACGTGCCAGA GGTATGTTCAACCCGGAGGATATCCATTAA
- the LOC124407312 gene encoding V-type proton ATPase subunit F 1 isoform X2 translates to MSLHSAGKGKLLAVIGDEDTCVGFLLGGVGEINKNRQPNFMVVDKNTAVGEIEDTFKRFIKRDDIDIILINQNVAEMIRHVIDSHTQPVPSVLEIPSKDHPYDASKDSILRRARGMFNPEDIH, encoded by the exons ATGTCTCTTCATTCCGCAGGAAAAGGCAAGCTCCTCGCCGTAATTGGAGATGAG GATACTTGCGTTGGATTCCTTTTGGGAGGTGTTGGAGAGATCAACAAAAATCGCCAGCCCAACTTTATGGTCGTTGACAAGA ACACAGCTGTTGGAGAAATTGAGGATACGTTTAAGCGCTTCATCAAACGGGACGACATCGATATCATTCTCATCAACCAAAAT gtggCTGAGATGATCCGACATGTGATTGACAGCCATACACAACCGGTGCCATCAGTTTTGGAGATCCCCAGTAAGGATCACCCATATGATGCAAGCAAAGATTCCATTCTGCGACGTGCCAGA GGTATGTTCAACCCGGAGGATATCCATTAA